From the genome of Ralstonia pickettii, one region includes:
- a CDS encoding DegT/DnrJ/EryC1/StrS family aminotransferase codes for MTQTTATAELPFLPFVRPTIDEATIAAVADVLRSGWITSGPKVAAFEAALSEYFGGRIVRTFANGTATMEVALRIAGVGPGDEVITTPISWVATSNVVLTVGAKPVFVDIDPVTRNIDLDKVEAAITPRTKAIIPVYLSGLPVDMDRLYDIARRHKLRVVEDAAQAIGSRWGDKRIGEIGDLVSFSFQANKNITTIEGGALVLNTPEEAVLAEKYRLQGVVRTGFDGMEVDLVGGKFNLTDVNAVIGLGQFAQLEAVTARRAALARRYFDGMRAADIESFGVELPVENFTNTNWHMFQIVLPLDRLKVDRAGFMAGLKALGIGAGVHYPPIHLFKLYRELGWKPGMFPVAERIGRAIVTLPMFAGMEDSDVDRVVSAVRQLCAQYQ; via the coding sequence ATGACGCAAACCACCGCCACTGCCGAACTTCCGTTCCTGCCTTTCGTGCGCCCAACCATTGACGAGGCGACCATCGCCGCCGTGGCCGATGTGCTGCGCTCAGGCTGGATCACCTCGGGCCCGAAGGTCGCCGCGTTCGAAGCCGCGCTGTCGGAGTACTTCGGCGGCCGCATCGTCCGCACCTTCGCCAACGGTACGGCCACGATGGAAGTTGCGCTGCGCATCGCAGGCGTTGGCCCCGGCGATGAGGTCATTACCACGCCGATCTCGTGGGTCGCCACGTCCAACGTCGTGCTGACGGTCGGCGCCAAGCCGGTCTTCGTCGACATCGACCCGGTGACGCGCAACATCGACCTGGACAAGGTCGAGGCCGCCATCACGCCGCGCACCAAGGCCATCATTCCGGTCTATCTGTCGGGGCTGCCCGTCGACATGGATCGCCTGTATGACATCGCCCGCCGCCACAAGCTGCGCGTGGTGGAAGACGCCGCACAGGCCATCGGATCGCGCTGGGGCGACAAGCGCATCGGCGAGATCGGCGATCTCGTCAGCTTCAGCTTCCAGGCCAACAAAAACATCACCACCATCGAAGGCGGCGCACTCGTCCTGAACACGCCTGAAGAAGCCGTGCTGGCCGAAAAATATCGCCTGCAAGGCGTCGTGCGCACCGGCTTTGACGGCATGGAAGTCGATCTGGTGGGCGGCAAGTTCAACCTGACCGACGTGAATGCGGTGATCGGCCTGGGGCAGTTCGCACAGCTGGAAGCCGTGACTGCGCGCCGCGCAGCGCTGGCCCGCCGCTACTTTGACGGCATGCGCGCCGCAGACATCGAGTCGTTCGGCGTCGAGTTGCCGGTGGAGAACTTCACGAATACGAACTGGCACATGTTCCAGATCGTGCTGCCGCTGGACCGACTGAAGGTCGATCGCGCCGGGTTCATGGCTGGCCTGAAGGCGCTGGGCATCGGCGCGGGCGTGCACTATCCGCCGATCCACCTGTTCAAGCTCTATCGTGAACTCGGCTGGAAGCCGGGCATGTTCCCGGTGGCCGAGCGCATTGGCCGTGCCATCGTTACGCTGCCGATGTTTGCCGGCATGGAAGATTCCGATGTGGATCGCGTGGTCAGCGCGGTCCGCCAACTTTGCGCCCAGTACCAATAA
- a CDS encoding SMR family transporter, translated as MNLVTFGLILTGVMLNACAQLLLKAGVNNIGRFAFSADNILPIGIKLATQWPIIGGLSCYVISVVVWILGLSRVDVTIAYPMLSLGYVVNAFLAWYLFGEVLSVQRLIGIAIILVGVLVLARS; from the coding sequence ATGAATCTGGTCACTTTCGGGCTGATCCTGACGGGCGTCATGCTCAATGCCTGCGCCCAGCTGCTGCTCAAGGCGGGCGTCAACAACATCGGCCGCTTTGCGTTTTCGGCTGACAACATCCTGCCGATCGGCATCAAGCTTGCAACGCAGTGGCCCATTATTGGCGGCCTGTCGTGCTACGTCATCTCGGTGGTGGTGTGGATTCTCGGCTTGTCGCGCGTGGATGTGACCATCGCGTATCCGATGCTCTCGCTGGGCTATGTCGTCAACGCCTTCCTGGCGTGGTATCTGTTTGGCGAAGTGCTGTCGGTGCAGCGCCTGATCGGCATCGCGATCATTCTCGTCGGCGTACTCGTGCTGGCCCGCTCGTGA
- a CDS encoding glycosyltransferase family 39 protein: protein MPIDRSAQAPTLPWRNASVWLLAAALLAIWLGTLGYRHLIPTDEGRYAEIAREMFVSGDWVTIRYNALKYFEKPPLQMWGTALAYTLFGIGDWQARLFTALSGIVGIVFTMLAAARWWGKRTAVISGLVLVSAPLWNVGSHFNSLDMGVAGCMTMALGSLLLAQHPGATRAQQRGWMWACWASMALAVLSKGLIGVVLPGFVLVVYTLIARDWALWKRLHLVTGLIIFFTVGAPWFVLISMRNPEFAWFFFVHEHFQRFTSTVHNRNAPLWYFVPLLVAGFLPWLAQLPGAARLAFARGETATNGFRPTLMLGLWAILIFAFFSISDSKLPGYIFPIVPALAMLAALMLERTSERAWRWQLKGLLALALLGLAASGYVARMSSGMYPNAVFSRFAIFLAVAFVAGAGFTWLALRLANRRFESVAALACAWFLTFTAAMLGHEAFGVSMSGIDLVPAVRAWLKPDVPFYAVERLDHTMPFYLGRPTIMVQEPDELAFGVEQEPTKWVPTTDAFVSHWKAGGQAIAMMGPGTYDRLTAQGVPMIVIARDARRVIVRRN, encoded by the coding sequence ATGCCGATCGACCGCTCTGCTCAAGCGCCCACCCTACCCTGGCGCAATGCCTCCGTGTGGCTGCTGGCTGCTGCGTTGCTCGCCATCTGGCTCGGTACGCTGGGCTATCGGCACCTGATTCCCACCGACGAAGGCCGCTACGCCGAAATTGCGCGCGAGATGTTCGTCTCCGGCGACTGGGTGACCATCCGCTACAACGCCCTGAAGTATTTCGAGAAGCCGCCACTGCAGATGTGGGGCACTGCACTTGCCTACACGCTGTTCGGCATCGGCGACTGGCAGGCGCGGCTGTTCACCGCGCTTTCCGGCATCGTCGGCATTGTTTTCACGATGCTGGCGGCGGCGCGCTGGTGGGGCAAGCGGACAGCCGTCATCAGCGGCCTGGTGCTGGTGAGCGCGCCTCTGTGGAATGTAGGGTCGCACTTTAATTCGCTGGACATGGGCGTGGCCGGTTGCATGACGATGGCGTTGGGCTCGCTGCTGCTCGCGCAGCATCCGGGTGCCACACGCGCGCAACAACGCGGCTGGATGTGGGCGTGCTGGGCATCGATGGCGCTCGCAGTCCTGAGCAAGGGCCTGATCGGCGTGGTGCTGCCCGGCTTTGTGCTGGTGGTCTACACGTTGATCGCGCGCGACTGGGCGCTCTGGAAGCGCCTGCATCTCGTGACCGGACTGATCATCTTCTTTACCGTAGGGGCACCGTGGTTCGTGCTGATCTCGATGCGCAACCCGGAGTTCGCGTGGTTCTTTTTTGTACACGAGCATTTCCAGCGCTTTACGTCGACCGTGCACAATCGAAATGCGCCGCTTTGGTATTTCGTGCCACTTCTGGTGGCCGGCTTCCTGCCGTGGCTCGCCCAGTTGCCCGGCGCCGCTCGTCTGGCCTTCGCCCGCGGTGAAACCGCCACCAATGGCTTTCGCCCCACGCTCATGCTCGGCCTGTGGGCCATCCTGATCTTCGCGTTTTTCAGCATTTCGGACTCGAAGCTGCCGGGATATATCTTCCCGATCGTCCCGGCGCTGGCGATGCTGGCCGCCCTGATGCTGGAACGCACCAGCGAGCGCGCGTGGCGTTGGCAGCTCAAGGGCCTCCTGGCGCTGGCACTGCTCGGCCTTGCGGCCAGCGGTTACGTGGCGAGAATGTCGTCCGGCATGTACCCGAACGCCGTGTTTTCCCGATTTGCGATCTTCCTGGCCGTAGCGTTCGTGGCGGGAGCAGGATTCACGTGGCTCGCACTCCGCTTGGCGAACCGACGCTTTGAGAGCGTGGCCGCGCTCGCATGCGCATGGTTCCTGACGTTTACGGCGGCGATGCTCGGCCACGAAGCATTCGGGGTCTCCATGTCGGGTATCGATCTCGTGCCTGCCGTCAGAGCCTGGCTCAAGCCCGACGTTCCGTTCTATGCGGTAGAGCGTCTGGACCATACAATGCCGTTTTACTTGGGCAGGCCCACCATCATGGTGCAGGAACCGGATGAACTGGCTTTTGGCGTGGAGCAGGAGCCGACCAAGTGGGTGCCGACCACAGACGCGTTCGTGTCCCACTGGAAGGCCGGCGGCCAGGCCATCGCGATGATGGGACCGGGAACCTATGATCGGCTCACGGCCCAAGGCGTACCGATGATCGTGATCGCCCGGGATGCCCGCCGCGTCATCGTCCGGCGCAACTAG